One Coffea arabica cultivar ET-39 chromosome 5e, Coffea Arabica ET-39 HiFi, whole genome shotgun sequence DNA segment encodes these proteins:
- the LOC140007025 gene encoding uncharacterized protein: MESMEWEGREEQEEKENMKKIIFDEGNCEGMELAEGLEPTLFGAPSGLAGGLAMLWKQELKVKKVLFTSFTIELLIDDSEIGAEWWCIYVYASADASIRREQWKVIARRRCIWGESWAIMGDLNDIRSNAEKWGGRQRADVSFQDFNSFINGNELVDISYERVPWTWCNNWKREGEMKERIDRILGNKGWIRKFGKANCAHIEAEASDHCILLLDTKLERKKWKRRFVFDRRWLQHGDIEEVRSLGE; this comes from the exons ATGGAGAGTATGGAGTGGGAGGGAAGGGAGGAACAGGAAGAGAAggaaaatatgaagaaaataatatttgatGAAGGGAACTGTGAGGGGATGGAACTAGCTGAGGGGTTGGAGCCCACCCTTTTTGGGGCTCCAAGTG GTTTGGCTGGAGGTTTGGCAATGCTGTGGAAACAGGAGTTAAAGGTTAAAAAAGTGTTGTTTACCAGTTTTACTATAGAATTACTTATAGATGATAGTGAGATAGGTGCTGAATGGTGGTGCATCTATGTCTATGCTAGTGCAGATGCTAGTATTAGGAGAGAACAGTGGAAGGTTATAGCTAGGAGGAGGTGCATTTGGGGGGAGTCCTGGGCAATTATGGGAGACTTGAATGACATCAGATCAAATGCTGAAAAGTGGGGTGGTAGACAAAGAGCTGATGTGAGCTTTCAAGACTTTAATTCCTTTATAAATGGTAATGAGTTGGTGGACATTAGTTATGAGAGAGTCCCCTGGACCTGGTGCAACAATTGGAAGAGGGAGGGGGAGATGAAGGAAAGGATTGATAGGATTCTGGGAAATAAAGGATGGATAAGGAAGTTTGGGAAAGCAAATTGTGCACACATAGAGGCTGAGGCCTCTGATCACTGTATCCTGTTGTTGGATACTAAGCTTGaaaggaaaaagtggaagagGAGGTTTGTGTTTGATAGAAGATGGCTGCAACATGGTGATATAGAGGAGGTGAGGAGCTTGGGGGAGTAA
- the LOC140007023 gene encoding uncharacterized protein, whose product MGESPPQEKTPLLSNPYVRCRELGDQSTASKERKVTFPNLPKVELHFFEGDRQISGVDQEIFISGIKEEIKPMVKMLKPTTLIEAFEIAEWQEQSLALNRRYTRNTRNWEPGENSKSSSVSSVTNTGGKTSEVVGQRKKEQSFVFQMWGEVYPGHQCKYGYLNFILEGDEEPEFLDAIGEHDEYTGHLGQSVDVSLHALTTSVKRKTLRLQGVLEGQTVSILVDTGSTNSFLNAILLKTMELRIAKMTPLRATIADGTTISSELFCPSVTWSIQGYNFSFPLVIMELGMWDMILGVDWMVQYSPITFDFKQLLVRVSEEGGEMVLEGAAKQPSMKLIRGKAVKKFMQQKHKTLTSICSASENSNSDGVSPLPSEISELLHEFSDVFAEPTQLPPERAHDHTIPLKPGAQPFKLRPYRYPHSQKIEIENQVSSMLQTGIIKPSTSPFSSPVLVVKKKEDLQYYANHLRTMLKILRSHQLYAKMSKCMFAQLRVEYLGHVISYNGVEMDAAKVECIRAWVLRRFVQGYGQICKPLTELLRKDSFCWNESAVKAFQKLKDIMSTTLVLRMPDFSKPFVVETDACSKGIGAVLMQEGQPIAYLNKALSPKNLGLSIYEKDLLAVVIAVTKWKHYLLGYHFIIRTDHQSLRFLLEQKLNTPLQHKCLTKLLGLDYEFQYKKGAENKAADALSRKGFQEEDFAGVACAIT is encoded by the exons ATGGGAGAGTCCCCTCCACAAGAAAAGACTCCACTGTTGTCAAATCCATATGTCAGATGCAGGGAATTAGGTGATCAGTCAACAGCAAGCAAGGAGCGTAAGGTTACATTTCCAAATCTTCCCAAAGTAGAACTTCATTTCTTTGAAGGGGATCGACAGATCTCAGGAGTGGATCAGGAAAT tttCATCAGTGGGATCAAAGAGGAAATCAAACCTATGGTTAAGATGTTAAAGCCTACTACCTTAATAGAGGCTTTCGAGATTGCAGAGTGGCAGGAGCAATCACTGGCATTGAATAGGAGGTACACCAGAAACACTAGAAACTGGGAGCCTGGGGAAAATTCGAAGTCCTCCAGTGTTTCTTCTGTAACTAATACAGGAGGAAAAACTTCAGAAGTTGTTGGCCAAAGAAAG AAAGAACAATCATTTGTGTTTCAAATGTGGGGAGAGGTTTATCCCGGTCATCAGTGCAAATACGGGTACTTGAATTTCATTCTAGAAGGAGATGAAGAACCTGAATTTCTTGATGCAATTGGAGAGCATGATGAGTATACTGGTCACCTGGGGCAATCAGTAGATGTATCCTTACATGCATTAACAACCTCTGTCAAGAGAAAAACTCTAAGGTTGCAAGGGGTAttagaggggcaaactgtatcTATTCTGGTGGATACTGGGAGCACTAATAGTTTTTTGAATGCTATATTACTGAAGACAATGGAATTAAGGATAGCTAAGATGACACCCCTAAGAGCCACCATTGCTGATGGAACCACCATTTCCAGTGAACTGTTTTGTCCAAGTGTAACATGGAGCATCCAGGGGTATAACTTTAGTTTTCCCTTGGTGATCATGGAACTGGGAATGTGGGATATGATACTTGGGGTAGATTGGATGGTGCAGTACAGCCCCATCACCTTTGACTTCAAGCAGTTGTTGGTCAGAGTATCAGAAGAAGGAGGGGAGATGGTGTTGGAAGGTGCAGCTAAGCAACCCTCAATGAAGCTGATCAGAGGGAAGGCAGTGAAGAAGTTCATGCAGCAAAAACACAAAACCTTGACATCAATCTGCTCAGCATCTGAGAATAGTAACTCAGATGGGGTAAGTCCACTCCCTAGTGAAATCTCTGAATTATTACATGAGTTCTCTGATGTGTTTGCTGAACCTACACAATTACCACCAGAAAGAGCACATGACCATACCATACCCTTGAAACCAGGGGCTCAACCTTTTAAACTCAGACCCTATAGGTATCCACACTCCCAGAAAATAGAAATTGAAAATCAAGTGTCAAGCATGCTTCAAACTGGGATCATTAAGCCTAGTACTAGcccattttcttctcctgtCCTGGTAGTCAAAAAAAAGGAAG ACTTGCAGTACTATGCAAACCATCTGAGAACAATGTTAAAAATTCTGAGATCTCACCAGTTGTATGCAAAGATGTCCAAGTGCATGTTTGCTCAGTTGAGAGTGGAATACTTGGGCCATGTCATATCCTACAATGGGGTTGAAATGGATGCTGCTAAGGTGGAGTGCATTAGAGCCTG GGTATTAAGGAGGTTTGTACAAGGGTATGGGCAAATCTGCAAGCCTTTGACTGAATTGTTGAGGAAGGATTCTTTTTGTTGGAATGAATCAGCAGTTAAAGCCTTTCAGAAGCTGAAGGATATCATGAGCACTACTCTTGTGCTAAGAATGCCAGACTTTTCTAAACCTTTTGTGGTGGAGACTGATGCTTGTAGCAAAGGCATAGGTGCTGTGTTAATGCAGGAGGGACAACCCATAGCCTATCTCAACAAGGCCCTAAGTCCTAAGAACTTGGGACTATCCATATATGAAAAGGACTTATTAGCAGTTGTGATTGCAGTGACAAAATGGAAACATTACTTGCTGGGGTACCATTTTATCATAAGAACTGATCACCAGAGTCTAAGGTTTTTACTAGAACAAAAGCTGAATACTCCACTGCAGCATAAGTGCTTGACAAAGCTCTTAGGCTTGGATTATGAATTCCAATACAAAAAGGGAGCTGAAAACAAAGCTGCTGATGCTTTGTCCAGAAAAGGGTTCCAAGAGGAGGATTTTGCAGGAGTAGCCTGTGCCATCACTTGA